In Falco naumanni isolate bFalNau1 chromosome 5, bFalNau1.pat, whole genome shotgun sequence, the following are encoded in one genomic region:
- the TWF1 gene encoding twinfilin-1 isoform X1 → MSHQTGIQASGSVKDTFVGARNGQYRLLKIVIDNEQLVVGSSRRPVGSWEKDYDSFVLPLLEDKQPCYILYRLDSQNAQGYEWIFIAWSPDHSPVRQKMLYAATRATLKKEFGGGHIKDEVFGTVQDDVSLNGYKKYLISQSSPAPLTAAEEELRQIKINEVQTDVGVDSKHQTLQGVAFPIAKEAIQALEKLKNKKLNYVQLQIDMKNETIILANTLHTELKDLPKRIPKDAARYHFFLYKHVHEGDYLESIVFIYSMPGYTCSIRERMLYSSCKSPLLEIVEGQLWMQIIRKIEIDNGDELTADFLYEEVHPKQHAYKQSFAKPKGPAGKRGIRRLIRGPAETETSD, encoded by the exons ctaGTGGAAGTGTTAAAGACACCTTTGTTGGAGCCAGAAATGGACAgtacaggcttttaaaaatagtcatTGACAATG AGCAGCTTGTTGTGGGATCCTCTAGGCGGCCAGTTGGATCATGGGAAAAGGATTACGATTCCTTTGTCCTTCCCCTTCTTGAAGACAAGCAGCCATGTTATATATTATACAGATTAGATTCTCAGAATGCTCAAGGATATGAATGGATCTTCATTGCATGGTCACCTGATCACTCTCCT GTTCGTCAAAAAATGTTGTATGCAGCAACCCGAGCAACACTCAAGAAAGAATTTGGAGGTGGTCATATTAAGGATGAAGTATTTGGAACGGTACAg GATGATGTTTCACTGAATggatataaaaaatatttgatatcACAGTCATCCCCTGCACCTCTgactgcagcagaagaggaacTTCGACAAATAAAGATTAATGAG GTACAGACAGACGTTGGTGTAGATAGCAAGCATCAAACATTGCAAGGAGTAGCGTTCCCCATTGCTAAAGAAGCTATTCAAGCTTTGgagaaattgaaaaataagaaactcAATTATGTACAACTG CAAATtgatatgaaaaatgaaacaattattttggCCAACACACTTCATACTGAACTTAAGGACTTGCCAAAAAGAATTCCAAAGGATGCTGCACGTTACCACTTTTTCTTATATAAGCATGTCCATGAAGGAGACTATTTGGAATCCATAG ttttcatCTACTCTATGCCAGGGTATACCTGTAGTATAAGAGAACGAATGCTCTACTCTAGTTGCAAAAGCCCACTGTTAGAAATTGTAGAAGGACAGTTGTGGATGCAGATAATTAGAAAG atTGAAATAGATAATGGTGATGAGTTAACTGCTGACTTCCTATATGAAGAGGTTCATCCGAAACAACATGCTTACAAACAAAGTTTTGCTAAACCAAAAGGTCctgcagggaagagaggaataCGAAGACTGATTAGAGGTCCAGCAGAGACTGAAACTAGTGattag
- the TWF1 gene encoding twinfilin-1 isoform X2, which produces MSHQTGIQASGSVKDTFVGARNGQYRLLKIVIDNEQLVVGSSRRPVGSWEKDYDSFVLPLLEDKQPCYILYRLDSQNAQGYEWIFIAWSPDHSPVRQKMLYAATRATLKKEFGGGHIKDEVFGTVQVQTDVGVDSKHQTLQGVAFPIAKEAIQALEKLKNKKLNYVQLQIDMKNETIILANTLHTELKDLPKRIPKDAARYHFFLYKHVHEGDYLESIVFIYSMPGYTCSIRERMLYSSCKSPLLEIVEGQLWMQIIRKIEIDNGDELTADFLYEEVHPKQHAYKQSFAKPKGPAGKRGIRRLIRGPAETETSD; this is translated from the exons ctaGTGGAAGTGTTAAAGACACCTTTGTTGGAGCCAGAAATGGACAgtacaggcttttaaaaatagtcatTGACAATG AGCAGCTTGTTGTGGGATCCTCTAGGCGGCCAGTTGGATCATGGGAAAAGGATTACGATTCCTTTGTCCTTCCCCTTCTTGAAGACAAGCAGCCATGTTATATATTATACAGATTAGATTCTCAGAATGCTCAAGGATATGAATGGATCTTCATTGCATGGTCACCTGATCACTCTCCT GTTCGTCAAAAAATGTTGTATGCAGCAACCCGAGCAACACTCAAGAAAGAATTTGGAGGTGGTCATATTAAGGATGAAGTATTTGGAACGGTACAg GTACAGACAGACGTTGGTGTAGATAGCAAGCATCAAACATTGCAAGGAGTAGCGTTCCCCATTGCTAAAGAAGCTATTCAAGCTTTGgagaaattgaaaaataagaaactcAATTATGTACAACTG CAAATtgatatgaaaaatgaaacaattattttggCCAACACACTTCATACTGAACTTAAGGACTTGCCAAAAAGAATTCCAAAGGATGCTGCACGTTACCACTTTTTCTTATATAAGCATGTCCATGAAGGAGACTATTTGGAATCCATAG ttttcatCTACTCTATGCCAGGGTATACCTGTAGTATAAGAGAACGAATGCTCTACTCTAGTTGCAAAAGCCCACTGTTAGAAATTGTAGAAGGACAGTTGTGGATGCAGATAATTAGAAAG atTGAAATAGATAATGGTGATGAGTTAACTGCTGACTTCCTATATGAAGAGGTTCATCCGAAACAACATGCTTACAAACAAAGTTTTGCTAAACCAAAAGGTCctgcagggaagagaggaataCGAAGACTGATTAGAGGTCCAGCAGAGACTGAAACTAGTGattag